The sequence aatgtgactacccaacatactaagattttgattgtgattttagatctcactcctgatatatcaaagcaacctacatctcataattatgtccattattctctcagaattaagagttcatgcaaatagaagttgtgagatttattatttatttgatagttgttaggagaataataaatctcacagcggtccagttcaatatgttttaactcttcaaacatattttcatatcaactagaagtctccacttccatgatcaagataaatcatcttagttgatacattatagtctttgcagatgaaatgtccaatttcatcaccgactatgaactataattatgagtttacaaagaacttgtgatttatatcttctgtgacttttcacataaattagatactatgcatctcatggactatataataatgttcaaatattcatgttaccattattttaaataataataaaataaatttatttatcataacattaagtcatacataatgttatacatagcatcatacaaaaGGATTTAAGGACGCACATCCTAACACATAGATCTAGATATATTAGCATagaaacatgtagatctaagcaagaCATAGCCAAGGACATGAtatcaagcatgtgagcatgtagATCTAAACAACAAGACAAGGAAAAGATAGATCTAGCATCTAAAGCATGGCATTAAGTATAAAACGTGTAGAAAAGACAACTAGCACATGAACAGACATGGGAGCATATGGAAATAAACCTAAAAACATGCTAAAAGCAAAATAAAGCAAGAAACGTACTAGATAAAgtaataaatcatattattaaGGCAAAAAGAGCAAGATAAATGCTAGAAAAAGATTAAGAAGGCTAGGGGTgtggatagtagctaaaaagctacatccacaccccctAAATCCCAAATCCAAAGTATAGgaccaaggagaagaagattgggtataagaataataccttgtatttttggtgaaaaatgaagaatcaagagattttgatgtgttttttttttttttttgtgttttttgtgtttaaaaaagagaggagaaaagcaAAGAAATCACCCAGGCAGAAAGCAGGTACCCCAAAAGTCCTTTTTTCTTTGGTCTAGGGGTGCCTAGGGCCTTTTAGGGCCGCCATTTTCAAAAGGCCTTGGATTGGGTTAAACTTGACACCCCTAGAAAGATCTTGACTTCCTGTTTCTAAAAACgtatggaacttgaaaatccaacggTCCGATCAAAAGTTACGGCTTCCGAAAGTTAGTGGTGCATCGATTGGTGCGTTAGCTCAGTTTTCATGATATCTCGACCGTTCTAACTCCGATTTTGACCCATGAGTAATCGTTGGACTTAGAATTTAATACTCTTCAGGATGGCATTGGTTTCAACCCATTTTGATGGCCGAATCAAAATTAGGATTTGTAGGCCCATTGGGAGTCAACTCTaagtcaaacttggtcaaacttGCCAAAAGTCTCCGAAAAGCTTGTGTCTGATGTAAAACTATGAAAAGTCATATTTTGAGGGGATTTTAACTTTGTTTGACTAGGGgcgttttggtcattttagctgAAAAAGGCACTTTGGGTGCTCCGGTGTCCGAACAGATTACGCCACGTTATTCTAGCTCTTCTCGCGGCcccatggagagaaaatgatatttttggattttttggggTCTGGCACACAAATCAAGGGCAGACAAAATACAGTATCAACATTTATTACAtataacataatgtcatacataacatacaataggattttagggcattaatcctaacaatcttccaCTGGCTCTTAAAGACTATtatgcactaatctaactctcattcccttTAGGTGTAACTCAAAAGTCTTTTGGGGCAAACTTTTGGTCAAGGGATCTACCAGATCatttgcactatcaatcttGTTACTACCACATCTCCTTGAGCCACCTACCAAATCCTCacaatggtaaacaagcatatagtctctcgttctccttagatacttgagaatatgctttacaacctccaaatgttttggtcctggatttgattgatatcggctgactatgccaactgaataacagatatctggcCTAGTACATAgaatggcatacatgagacttctcATTGCTGAAgtatagggaacttgtctcattgTATTTTCCTCTTCAAGAGTCTTaagcctttggtcatcagacaaaggaactccatgtctgaaaggaagcaatcctttcttggagttttacATGCTAAACCTTGCTAGattcttatctatatatccaacttgtgacaagcctaacattctattctttcgatctcgtcAAAGCTTGATCCTTAaaatatagttagcttcacccaagttcttcatatcaaattggcttggcAGCCAAATTTTGACtaatgacattacccctacatcatttccaatgagtagaatatcatcaacataaagcactaggaaaattactactttatcttgatATTTCTTGTACACACATgattcatcaagattttgttcaccaaatgacttgattgcttgatcaaatctaatgttccatgacctaaatgcttgcttaagtccataaaggGACCTTTCGATCTTGCATagcatatgctcttggttctttgctatgaaaccttctagttgcattatataaatttcttcttcaagattgccatttaGGAAAGCATTCttgaaatctaataaataaatttcataatcataataagtagcaatggataagagaattttgatagatttaagcatgttTACTGacgaaaatttttttttataatcaatacCTTTCTTTTGTGTATACCTTTTCGCCACTAGTATTACCTTAAAGGTTTCAGCCTTTcaatctatccctctcttcctcttgtaaaccgatttgcaaccaacaggtatAATGTCATTAAACGcttttacaagatcccaaacttgattggaatacatagaatccaattcagatttcgtAGCTTTGACCCAATGATGTTCATCTATATCTTTCATTGCCTTTTCATAAATGTAAGGATCAAATTCAACCTCttttgagatagcttcataagtttctcccagaCTTGTAAATCTTACAGGTGGCCtaataattctcccactacgatgaGGTTCTTGTACactagtcatctcatgagtaatatcttgtggtgtatctaatacaactaCATCattcctagtttcatccattgattgtttaactacaagttcattcattttatctaaaaaaactctacttctaggagtaaaatcattcatatagtctttttttttttgcatttgtactaacaaacacGTTGTTATCATTActactatagaataaataacccctagtttctttttcATAACCCATAAGCAAATATACTTCTGACTTTGGTTCCAATATATCTAGCTTCCCTTTTAGCAcgtgtgctggacaaccccaaatgtggaggtatctcatactaggcttacgcccactccacatTTCCATAGgtgttttggaaaaaaaaattgatggaactaaatttagAAGATGCATTTTTGTACCTAAGGCATACTCCCAAAAAGAAATAGATAGAGTCGAAGAACTCAatatggatctaaccatatctaaaagagtttTATTCCTCCTTTTTACTataccattttgttgtggtgttCCAGGTGCAATCAACTGAGATATAATCACATTTTCAgttaagtaatccttgaaatcctcAAAAAGGTATTCGCCACCATGATCAAATCGAATGGCttttatgcgtttacctaattgattctcaaattCAGCCttaaattctttgaatttttcaaaagttttggacttctgtttcattaggtacacataaccaaatctagggtaatcatcagtaaaagtaatgaaatactcatagccacctcttgcttggatagACATTGGACCACACTCCACacacatctgaatgtactagttctagcaaatctttgGCTCTATatccttttgcattaaaagtcCTTTtcgtcattttaccttccaagtAGGATTCGTATACTAGGAATTCATTAAAATCTAATGGTTCTAAaggcccatctttcaccaatctttggatcttatttgaattaatatgactcAAATGCaaatgccaaagatatgcatcactagtagaaggaaactttctctttaatgattttacgtgtgaattattatctaattcagagtTGTACAATTCATGCTTTTCAGAAGTtataatataaagaccatcaacaatattttcagaacagataaacaatttatacttctttattacaacattgcctttcaagataacacaatatccatttctacctaaataagttgcagaaattaaattcctacaaacattaaGTACATataaacagtcttccaatattaaaaccctagaaccaaagcataaattaaactCTCCAACAGCTACAATTGGAATTTTGCttccatcagccaaagtaaaaAACAGTTCCCATTCATTCAGCCTTCTAgtctcctagaacccctgcaaagtactgcaaatatgattagtacaacctgaatccacacactaggaatccgTGGGATGCCTTCCACTGCCactaattcattcattaatttagaaaaggtataaatctttttttttatattataattaagtctaaattttttgaatgatTCTGGCAAGGGTTGGAGTAttatatccacttgggattctctatcaatgtcggcacctaaaacctctagtGTATTCAGATAAGAGATCATCTTAAGACAATGCTCTTTTACTAGAGTCCCTTGAGCCATTTTGGTATTCAAGATAAGTCTCATAGTATCTTGCTTAGTTGAACAACCTTGCTAGCATGTAGATTTGAGCCAAGCAACTGCGTCCAGTAGGTTTAGGGATCTAGCTTAtcccatttggttatgtactcttttaaaacCCCCTTCTTTCCTCCCTCCTTTTTCTCTTAGATGGTTTGCattaggtatatcatgtcaTGTACCATTCATCatcatctctagagtatggcgACCCCTGATTACTTTCCTGCActtatattttgggccatgctttagggatgtaggcatttactttcttgctctgtgtgcttgcattatgcatgatatatttatatatatacttgctCCCTCCTTCTAGTATGATTGTCACAGTTCGTGTCACCTAAGGCAAAGTGATGCCTAATTTTTGCCGCAAAAGTAAGGTGACACATCGCTAGATTTTTGCCGTGAAAATCTAGTACTTTGCTTAAATGCCTTAGGAAAacatagattgggaccacacccattcaaaagtCAAACCTCAAAGCtcccatgcatgcaaagccttgaaagccaatgccaaaatcatgttttttaatGCCAATCTCCAAAAactaaggttttatcaaaacaaaagactATCATCGGACAagcgttgtggggtgcctaacaccttctccacacataaccaaacttccgaactcaagaatcaagattttttgccattcacattagattaggaaaattttcatttttcttatcctaggattggtaataaaatcaactagaaacaggtgaccaatcacaccttagaaaaacccaatgattggtggcgacttcacttagCTTTGGTAATTACCTAAAATTTGGCCATGATTCCTGCCACACCTCCAAAGGTAGACCTACCCTCATCCACCCAGAGGGAGAGAGCACCTGAAGCTCCGCGCGATCCACACGCACAATCATCGAGAAGGGCCTTCAACAAGCCCCGCGCTTGCGAGAGCATTGCCACGGTAGGTGGTCGAATGAAGGCCCAACAGCAGTTATCTGTCTTGAGGCTAGGCGTCGACAGCCCCAATTCAAGATTAAGATAGAGAAACCTCTTAATCGCCCTAGGttccaaggtagagaagccccttggttacctttcatTCCGATCGAGCTAGAGAAGTCCCTTAGTCACCGCAATTTAAGATTAAGATAGAGAATCCTCTCAATCGCCCCGGAttccaaggtagagaagccccttggttacctttcatTCAGATCGAGGTAAAGAAGCCTCTTGGTTACCTTCCACCCTAGATTCAAActaagatagagaagcctctcaatctcCCCAGATTTCAAGATTCATTTCAAGCTTATCAGTTATCAAGTAGATCAAGTATTCACAGTTTTCATATTTCAAAACAGTAAAACACGAGTTCTATTTTCCAAGGTTTTACGTTCTGGGGCTAAGTAATCTTTGAAAAGTCAACCTCGATTAAATCATGGCTACTAAaatcagtgtctttgttttacattgacattcactttacaagctctgtcaatgaggggcattctatagacactcgattttgcacccataatttaatcttggaagatgaCAAAGATGACCGCTCAAATTATAGTTGCATTACATGccttaattcattcattgcatttcataaaaatgattttgagaTTCCAACAGTCACGACGGTATGTCTAATTTTTAAATCGAAccatcggattgaaagataccacatgatcaagtttgcacggtctgcatgcattttgtttgaGTGGAACTAATCACAtgtgattaatttaaattaactcTGATtagttaaacaattaaaattaattaaatcattttttggttggttgttggttagtgtcaaaaataggcctgcttgcatgggaataaagtggATAATTTGATAACAAAGAAGTTGTGGATAATCAAGCctttttggaatatttatctacaaaataattatcactttaaagacctaaatatcaagaaaaatggaTTAATTTTAAGAATACGGATTAAAAATGCGTCTAGGTGCGGTTCCTAGCTCAAAAATCCTCAAAAAGGGAGTCCAAATTGGACTAAAACTTAAAGGCGGACTCAGCACCCAAGAGGGCCATTCGGCACTCTTGCAGTGTCGATCGGCACATTGCAAGTGCCGATCAGCACTTCCCAAGTGCTGATTGGCCCAAATTTTTGGCTCGGCCAAGTGACCTCTTGATTGagataaaatcttttttttgactttttaaagATAAGGACGCGTTCCAATTCATATCTAATCtcattcagcttattttttaagcatctcaacctctataaataaaaagaaaaaaatcataattaaggGCTCTTCTTTtctaacttttcaattttccttacgttaaagacgttctggaggcttttgctttaagaatttttttttcgtaagtaaagtattttagaCTTCAAAGAGGTGAACaaacttctttgatttctaaaatattttttcattagaagagcacgctcatgcaagagctattctgtttttcttctttcttttgttcttcCATTAATTAGTATGTTTTTGCTTGATACATGTATATGTTTAGTATGTTTATTATGTCTTGTTCTTAATATATAATTGTCATACTTAGCTACTTTAGATGATTGTAAAagttataggttgaaactcttaaaaaaaaaaaatgtaatagcATACAAGAGTGCCAAACATGACCATATTAGGGAAAAAGgccaaacaataattttttttttttttttcagaaagaGCCAAGCAATAATTTGAATACATCACAATTacgaaaaacttaaaaagagagaaacaaatttttttaaataaataaattaagaatgCCCCTATGCAGGATCGAACTACAGACCTTCAGTTACTGACGCTCTAAACCACTGAACTACAGGGGCTGTATTTTTAGGTCCCgtatttttatggaaaatataaggGAAAGTGGTAATAAGTAGTATCTGAATGAAATATCATATGTTATTTATTGTAGGAGAGTAAAGAAGAGGAGTTgagctttcaaaaaaaagaaaaagaaaaaaaagaaagaggagtTGAGAATGGCAGCGGCAGCGGCAGCGGCAGCGGAGATGGAGAAGATGAGCGTGGAGCAGGTGAAAGCGGTGAAGGAGCAGGCTGATATGGAAGTGAATATTCTTCAGGACAGTCTGAACAATATACGAACCGCCACCAGTCGGCTTGAGGTCGCTTCCTCTGCCCTCGAAGACCTTTCTCTCCGTCCCAAAGGAAAGAAATTGCTTGTACCTCTTACTGCTTCTCTTTATGTACCTGGAACTCTTGATGATGCTGATAAAGTCCTTGTAGATGTTGGCACTGGATACTTCATTGAGGTACGTCTCTCTGCTTTCAATTGGCaactagggttttttttaatttagggggaatgaatatatattattattattgtgttatAACCAGAAAACAACAGCTGAAGGCAAAGATTATTGTGACCGTAAAATCAACTTGCTCAGATCCAACTTTGACCAACTCGTAGAGGTATGTTCTGATAGCCCATTCCCGTTTCCACTTGAACCTTGTGTAGTAGCATTTAATTCAGGTTGTAAATCAGTAGTTGGCTCTTAAATAgctcatttatttttattgacaaAGAGGAGAGAAACTTCATGCATacaggttttttttattttataaaacctCAAAGATTCTTTGCCAGGTTTAAAACTTGTTCCCATTGTGCACTTCCTGTGTACTTAGGTTTGTTTCATCAATAAAATACCAtcacttataaaataaaataaataaataaataaatcaaacaccATACATTACATACTGAGAATGTCAATAAAATCTGAACTAGTTTTcaaatctttcttcttcttttttgggtatgtGCTAACAATTTTCAAATCACTAATGCCGATGGTTTGGGACCACTCAATTAACGATATCAAGAAGTTAGATTTTAGCTCCAAAACAGTTAACTGCTTCTTGTTGAATGTCTGGCTCTTCCTCTCCCTCcgtaaactcttttttttttttttttgataagtaagaagagaatattattaaaaaagtaaaagccAGAAAAATACGAGTTCACAGTAGTGAAcgaaggaaaaaagaaacaaaaagacaGAAGCAACTTCTAATCTATTCTAATAGACGAAAGAAACTCCATAAGGGTAGAACAATCCGAgaaaccccaacaacgagaccaatcaaagagggtcCGTTGGGAGAACTTTTCTAAGCATCTATCTTTTGTAGTGGGGGAAGGCACTTGTATCCGCTTTTGGCATGACAGGTGGATTGGTGACGCTACTCTAAAAGTTCTCTATCCTGAGCTTTATGTGTGTTTAGCGGTCAAGGATGCCCGTATCTTTGAGGTTTTGTGGATTCCAGAAGGGGGTACTGTTAGAGTATGGAATTTAAcgttttatagagcttttgaagattgggagttggTTGCTTCGTATTCTCTTCTCTGGCTTATCTAATCTCGTATTCCACAGGATAGTAGGAGAGATACCCTTTACTGGCGGCTTAAAGGGGATGGTAAGTTTGACACTCGGTCTTACTACCTCGCGATCCAGGGTGCTTCAAATTCTTGGCTTCCTTGGAAGGGAGTTTGGAAACCAAAGATCCCTAAGCGCGTGGCGTTCTTTCTGTAGTTTGCTGCTCATGGTCAGATCCTCACCTTGGACAACCTTATGCTTAAGGGCCGGCCtttggttaataggtgttgtTTGTGTTGCAAGGATGGAGAGTCGGTTAACCACCTGCTTTTTCATTGTCCTGTTACCCATTCCCTATGGTCTTGTATGCTTCAGGCCTTTGGGATtctttgggttatgccaggatcGGTGGCGGATTTGAtatcttgttggcatcagtggcatggaaagtataagtcggacatatggaacttggttccagggtgcttaatgtggattgtgtggttggaacgaaatcgtcgttcctttgaggacaaagagaagacTTTGGTGGAGTTAAATCTTTTATGCTAGCGTAATCTCttagagtggtctcgttgttggggctTTACTAAttgctcttctctctctgagtttttGTCATCCCTTAGCTTAGTTTCCTAGTAgcttttttcttgttgttcatcatcatgaacttcttgtatgtctttctttctatcatttataaaagctttctgattacctatcaaaaaaaaaaaactgaatcaCAGTTTTCCCCTCATCATCAAAAGACCGTCGATTCTGTTCAGTCCAAATGGTCTATAATAAACAGCCTGGAACCAAATTTCAAATATCAGAACGATGCTTCCCAAGccaattatactaaaaaaataataagtccaCCACTGAACCTGGCATGACCCAATCGATCCCAAACAGCCGAAGCTTACACATCCTCAAAGAATGAGCTATCGAACAAAAAAGTAACAGGTGATCCACCGATTCCGCATtacaacaacacatacaacaacGATTTGCCAAAGGGCGACCACGAAGCATAAGGTTATCCAAGGTAAGAATCTAACGATGACCTGCTGTCCACGTGAAAAAAGCCACCCTTTTAGAAACCTTAGCTTTCCAAATGTCCTTCCAAGGGAAAGTGGAAGGAGCTGCATTTCGAATCCTATGATAAAAAGACCGAATATCAAATTTCCCACTTCCATTAAGATCCCAACAAAGCTTGTCACACCCTCCACCCCTAGGGATACAGGtttggatgaaatgaagaagGGAGTAGGAAGCTGCTAACTCCCAATCATTGAATTCCCTATAAAATCTTAAACTCCGCACTCTGTCATTATCACCCACTGGAGGGCTTAACACTTCAGAAATACAAGTCTCCTTATTGACTGAGCACAAAAATAACTGAGGATAAAGAATTTTAAGAGGAACATCCCCAGTCCActtatcatgccaaaaaagaaTACGAGAACCATCCACCACCACAAAAGAGAAATGCTTAGCGAAAGTATCCCACCCTTCACTAATACTCTGCCATAACCCGCAACCATGAGCCTTTCTACTAGCTCTAGTGCACCAACCCCCTTTTCCCTCCCCATATTTCATGGCTATGACCCTTCGCCACAAATGAGTGGTTTCATGGCCAAACCTCCAGAGCCATTTCTCAAGAAGGGCTTGATTAAAAGACGCTAAATTCTGAattcccaagccaccaaaggatatttgaaacacTCAACTGACGAACTCCACAAGAAGTTCCTCTGAATGTGTTCAAATCTAGTAGCCACAGCTTTAGGGATAGTAAAAAGGGAAAGGTAATAAATCGGAAGGCTAGAAAGGGTACTTTTCAGCAAAGTTAGTCTACCACCCTTAGACAAATGAAGCCGCTTCCAGCCAGAAAGcttcttttccatcctctcaaggATCGGATTCCAAATAGAGGCTGTTTTATACAAGTTTCCCGATGGCATACCCAAGTAAAGCATAGGCAAACTACCCACCCTGCATTGAAGAATATTTGCCAAAGTCTGAATGTTACTCACCTCCCCAATAGGGACAATTTCACTTGGCCTAAGTttcttttgtacttttttttttataagtaacaaaaatttattaataaaaacaaaactaagtGCACCGGGGGTGTTCTCAGGGAGAAATTACAAACTACTCTCAAACTACAATGCTCaaccaaatctttttttttttttttggtaagtaacaGAAAGGCTCTTATTAAGAAATAGCCAAATACTGGAAATTTACTATAGGGGCAAAAATCAAGAGCCCAAACAACAAGCATCAAGTAAAACAGGAAGGGAAAAACAAGAATAAGTTGACAAAACTAGACTCCATTCAAGGAGAGAGACTGAATAGTTCACAGCCCTCAAAGCTTCTATCATTCTATTCacgccaaatacaccacatcaaacaatgcgGTACAAATCTCCAAATAGCTATATTGCGATGTCAACTAAACTTGCCCTGCCAAGAAGCTAACAATTTGATAACCCTGTGCGGCATAACCCAATGGATACCAAACAAGCTAAAAATCTAAGACCACAATTCATATGTTATAGGGCAATGAAGCAAAAGATGATCTATTGATTCCCATACACCTTTTGTACATATAACACTAATCAAGTACTAGAATACGCCTCTTCCAAAGATTATATGTAATTAGAATCTAACCTAAAGAAGTAGACAAAGAAAAGAATGCTACACTCCAATCTAACAAGGTATGAAGGAAGAAGGCTTTAACATCAAGGATAGACCATTCAAAATTCTCAAAACTTCTTGCATTTTGCTCTCGCCAAAGGAACCACACGATGCAATGTGGCACAACcttccaaaagaaaatattattgtgTTTTCCAAAAGATCCCTACCAAGCTACAAACAAATCAATAACCCCTTTTCGCATAACCCATTGGAgcccaaataaataaaacatcatTGTCCACAACTCGTAAGCTATTGGACAATGAAGGAGAAGGTGGTATGCACACTCCCCACACCTCTACACATAACCATTTTTTTGGAGATTGTCAATGGATAAAATCTTCCCTAGAGAAGCAGCCCAAGAAATGAAGGTCACTCTAGGTGGGACCTTCAAATGCCACACCAATTTCCATGGGAAATGTGTTCTATTAAGGGCTGATGGGGAGTGATAATAACAACGAACCTCAAAACTCCGGCTCATGGCAGGTTTCCAATAGGGTATGTCCATACCCTCCCCCATAACAAGCTTGGAATAGATAAgatccaaaaaaagaaactagagGCTCTAGCTCCCAATCTTGGACCAATCTAGAAAAACGAACATCCTAATGGGACATCCCATTAGAAAGACGTAGGACATCATTTATTGAGGCTTCTTTATGGCGACCGATACTTAATAACTCCGGGAAGGCCACCTCAAGTGGGCAATCATCACACCGTACGTCATGCCAAAACCTCACTCTAGAACCATCCCCCCCATCAAAATGAAGAAACCAGGAAAAGCTCGACCATCCCTGTCGTATAAATTTccaaattctcttttttttttataagtaagaagaaaatattattaatgagagaaaagcaagaaaaatacaaagggTTCACGGTAGTGaacaaaggaaaaaggaaacaaaaagacTTAAACAGCCCCTAATCTATTCTAATAGACAAGAAAATCCATAAGGGTAGAACAATCCGAGAAACCCTAACATCGAGACCAGTCAAAGAGGGTCTGCTGGCAAGACTCTAATAACTGAACCACAGTTTTTCCCTCATCCTCAAAAGACCGCCGATTCCGTTTAGACCAAATAGTCCACATTAAACAGCCTGggaccaaattccaaatattagaactatgcttcccaagccaatGATACCAACTAAATAATAAGTCCCCAACTGAACTTGGCCATAGGGATCCTCCACAAAATGAGAACACCAACCCCCCATTCGTTCCCATACTCAGCCTCAATAACCCTCCTCCAAAGATGCTCCTTTTCGGTCTTGTATCTCCATAGCCATTTCTCTTATAAAGCTTGATCAAATCTTCTCAAGTTTCTTATACCCAATCCCCCTATGTCGATCTGGTTTACAAATCTGATTCCAACTAACCAAATGGAATTTATACTCCTTGTCAATCCCATTCCATAAAAAATCTCTCAGAAGTTTTTCAATACATTTGTCCACCTTCACCAGaatagggaagagagagagaaagtaggTAGGACCTTGTAAGGTCTAGCTTTCCTTGAATGCAATTTCTGAAATTCTTCTTTTGGAAATCGTTCAGGTCGTAGCCTTACCATAACTTTGTCACAACCCTGAAATTCCACAAACCTTATATGTGAGTCTGCATGAGACGTATACTGCTTATTGCTAATCACAATCTTCTTTTGAGTTTACTCATGGATCTTGTAGATATGTCTTGCAAAATCCTCAGCTACTTTTCTTGTTTTAACATCAGTTGATAAAGGCATAAGGC comes from Castanea sativa cultivar Marrone di Chiusa Pesio chromosome 3, ASM4071231v1 and encodes:
- the LOC142628256 gene encoding prefoldin subunit 5 translates to MAAAAAAAAEMEKMSVEQVKAVKEQADMEVNILQDSLNNIRTATSRLEVASSALEDLSLRPKGKKLLVPLTASLYVPGTLDDADKVLVDVGTGYFIEKTTAEGKDYCDRKINLLRSNFDQLVEVAAKKKSIADEAAVILQAKLKHLAPST